The following coding sequences are from one Lolium rigidum isolate FL_2022 chromosome 6, APGP_CSIRO_Lrig_0.1, whole genome shotgun sequence window:
- the LOC124662177 gene encoding probable dual-specificity RNA methyltransferase RlmN, with translation MAFWLSAQLLCSPSISAFCSSTMPKVFREALVGAGWSVGRSPVHHAVTATDGTTKILLKLEDNRLVETVGIPVDDRGTPRLTACVSSQVGCPLRCSFCATGKGGFARNLKGHEIVEQVLAIEESFKQRVTNVVFMGMGEPMLNLKAVLEAHTCLNKELKIGQRMMTISTVGVPNTINKLATHKLQSTLAVSLHAPNQTLRETIVPSAKSYPLEALMDDCKNYFLETGRRVSFEYTLLAGINDDKAHAEELAALLHACGGGYHVNLIPYNPVEGSEYKRPYRKAIQAFVDGLESRKITVSVRQTRGLDANATCGQLRNEFQKNPLLESSMPLEPNQLTESSTPSEPSLVAA, from the exons ATGGCCTTCTGGCTCTCCGCACAACTTTTGTGCAGCCCTTCAATCTCCGCCTTCTGCTCCAGCACCA TGCCCAAGGTGTTCCGGGAGGCGCTGGTTGGGGCCGGCTGGAGCGTCGGCCGGTCGCCGGTGCACCACGCCGTCACCGCCACCGATGGCACCACCAAG ATACTTCTCAAGCTGGAGGACAACAGGTTGGTCGAGACGGTGGGGATCCCCGTCGACGACAGGGGCACGCCGAGACTCACCGCCTGCGTTTCATCGCAG GTTGGCTGCCCCTTGCGCTGCTCGTTCTGCGCCACGGGCAAGGGAGGGTTCGCGCGGAACCTTAAGGGGCACGAGATCGTCGAGCAG GTCTTGGCCATAGAGGAGTCGTTCAAGCAGAGGGTGACGAATGTGGTGTTCATGGGAATGGGTGAGCCCATGTTGAATCTGAAAGCAGTTCTGGAGGCACACACATGCTTGAATAAG GAACTAAAGATTGGGCAAAGGATGATGACAATCTCCACAGTAGGTGTTCCCAACACGATAAATAAGCTAGCAACTCACAAGCTTCAGTCAACGCTGGCAGTCAG CCTACATGCCCCAAATCAGACGCTGCGTGAAACAATTGTTCCAAGTGCGAAATCATATCCGCTGGAAGCATTAATGGATGACTGCAAGAATTATTTCCTCGAAACTGGACGCAGGGTATCCTTCGAGTACACTCTGCTAG CTGGGATTAATGATGACAAGGCGCATGCTGAAGAACTCGCGGCACTGCTGCACGCATGTGGAGGTGGGTACCACGTGAACCTGATTCCCTATAACCCTGTAGAAGGTTCCGAGTACAAGAGGCCTTACAGAAAAGCG ATTCAAGCATTTGTCGATGGGCTGGAATCTCGGAAGATCACGGTCAGCGTTCGACAGACCCGTGGGCTTGATGCTAATGCAACCTGTGGGCAACTCAGGAATGAGTTCC